The genomic segment CCAAAGGCGCGGACCGTCACTTACGGGTCTCCCGCGCGGCCGGCTGCCGGCCGAGGACGCGGCGGTTGCGCTGCACGAGGTCGGCGAGGCTGGTGTGATCCAGGATCTTCGCCGCCGCGTTGCGCACCTCGAGGAACAGGTCGAACAGGCCCGCGTGGCGGGGCTCGGTGCGGACACGGTGGGCCAGCTCGACGGCGTCTCCAAACGGGGCCAGGGGGCCGTCGATGATCCGCACCACGTCTCCGAGCAGTATCTCCGCGGGCGGCCGGCGAAGACGATACCCGCCCTCCCGACCGCGCTGGCTGCTGACGAGGCGCGCGTTCTTGAGCGTCACCAGGATGCCCTCCAGGAACTTCTCCGGGATCGACTCC from the Candidatus Polarisedimenticolia bacterium genome contains:
- a CDS encoding Rrf2 family transcriptional regulator, producing the protein ESIPEKFLEGILVTLKNARLVSSQRGREGGYRLRRPPAEILLGDVVRIIDGPLAPFGDAVELAHRVRTEPRHAGLFDLFLEVRNAAAKILDHTSLADLVQRNRRVLGRQPAARETRK